The genomic stretch CATTGGCGCCGAAGGGCGAAGTACCGCCGGTGCCGATCCATTTGTTACCGCCGGCATGGCGCTCCTGCTGCTCCTCCATGCGCTTCTTGAAGGTTTCGATCAGCTCCTCGAGACCACCGAGAGAGTCAATCCTGGCCTTCTCCTCCTCGGACAGGTGCTTTTCGAACTCGGCCCGCAGCCAGTCATCCGGAATCAGCGCTTCCAGAAGGTCGTCCAGGTTCTGGATGCCCTCGAAATACGCCTGGAAGGCCCGGTCGAACTTGTCGAAGTGGCGCTCATCCTTGACCAGGCACAGACGGGCCAGGTAGTAGAACTCTTCCATGTCGGCAAAGGCCAGCCGGTGCTGCAGGGCTTCCAGCAGATCCAGAAATTCCCGCAGGCTGGCCGGTACCTTCGCTCGCCGGACTTCGAGAAAAAAATCAATCAACATAAAACGTGACTCTTGCCAATGTTCTTGCTGAGAATCAGCTGCGGCGGCGCGCCATGAATGCGAGCTTCTGCAACAGATGCACGTCCTGCTCGTTCTTCACCAGGGCACCGTACAGTGGCGGCAGCGCCGAGCTGGTATCCTTCTCCTGCAACATTTTGGCGGACAGCTCATCAGCCATGAGCAGCTTCAGCCAGTCAATCAGCTCCGAGGTAGAAGGCTTCTTCTTGAGCCCCGGTACCTTGCGCACATCGAAGAACACTTCCAGGGCATCACGAACGATTGCCTGTTGCAGTCCCGGGAAGTGAACATCCACGATACTCTGCATGGTGTCATGGTCCGGGAAACTGATGTAGTGGAAGAAACACCGGCGCAGGAACGCATCGGGCAGTTCCTTCTCATTGTTGCTGGTGATCACGATGATCGGGCGGTGTCTGGCCCGGACCGATTGCTGGGTCTCGTAGACAAAAAACTCCATCCGGTCGAGCTCGAGCAGGAGGTCGTTCGGGAACTCAATGTCCGCCTTGTCGATTTCATCGATCAGCAGCACCACCTGTTCTTCAGACTCAAAGGCCTCCCAGAGCTTGCCCTTGACGATGTAGTTGCTGATGTCCTTGACCTTCTCGTCGCCCAGTTGGGAGTCGCGCAGGCGCGAAACCGCGTCGTACTCATAGAGTCCCTGCTGGGCTTTGGTCGTGGACTTGATATGCCACGGAATCAGCCTCATACCCAGGCCTGCGGCCATTTCCTCCGCCAGCAGGGTTTTCCCGGTGCCCGGCTCGCCCTTGATCAACAGCGGACGCTGGAGCGTGATCGCGGCGTTGACGGCCATTTGCAGGTCATCGGTGGCAACGTATTTCTCGGTACCGGTAAACTTCATGGGTCTGGTTCCTGTCGGTTACTTTTTCGGATCTTTTTCGTCGGCTTGTTTTTTCGGATCGTTATCCGGCAAACCGGATTCATCCTCATCGAAATCGGGCAGATCGTCGAACTCGGACAGGTCAAAATCCTCCAGTCCGAATTCTTCGTCGTCTTCTTCCTCCGGAGCGTCGGCATCGGAGGGATCGGCAACATCTTCCAGCTCCGGGATTTCCTCGTCCGCTTCGTGTTCATCGATGACCGCCTCGAGTTCCGACATATCGTCGGCCGGAGCCTCTTCGGTGACCTCCGGTATTTCCTCCGGTTCTGGTTCTGGTTCTGGTTCTGGTTCCGGTTCCGGTTCTGGCTCAGGTTCCGGCTCGGCTTCTGGCTCCGGATCGGCATCCTCTTCCAGATCGTCGATCGTTTCCCGATCAGCCGCAGCGGCGGCCTGGGCTTCCTGGTGCTTGCGACGTTGGCGGATGACGGCCCAGACCACGCCGGCTAACAGGGCAATGCCACCGGCACCCGCCGCAAGCACCCAGAGGGGAACCGGCAAGGCGCTGGTGTCTTCCTCCGGATCCTGGGCATTCGGTGCCGCAGTATCTGCGGGCGTTGCAGAGGTCTTTTCAGGTGGCGCTGAGGGCTCTTTACCCTGAGCTAATGGCTCCTCCACCTGACTGACATCGATGGGCGGAACAATTGTTGGCTGGGCCTGTTCAACAGGGGGTACTGGCACTTCGGCCTTCGGCTGCGGCTCTTGCGGCAAACCGGCAACCGAGCCATCCGGGGCGGCGCCTTCCGGAACGGTATATCCCACCGACGCGCTGAACTTGCGGCTGAAGGTCTGGCCGTCCGCGATGACCGCAATCTCGTACAGGCCCGGGGCCGGCAGGCGATTGACCGTATCACGGTAGATGCCGTCTTCCGGCGGCTGCCCTTCTGACAGAACCTTGGTTCCGCTGCGACCATCCTCGGAGGTGATGGTCAGACTGACCTCCAGAACTCCGAGGAAGTCCGGATTGGTGATCTTGTCCTGCTGTTCGAAAAACGCGATCTCGATAGCCAGCGGCTCTTGCGCAGAGAAGCTGGTGGACAACGGGTTGACTACCATTCGCAGGTCGCTGACAACCGTCACCCGGCTGCCCTCACCCAGTTCGCCGTTGATACGCCACTGGCCTGCCACCGGCTCATTCACCGTAATCAGGTCGTACCCGGCTTCACGAACCCAGCGGACGTTATCCGGCGAATCCGCCAGGTTAACCACCTTTTCGTCCGGTCGGATCAGCTCCAGTTCCCGCGTGGCGGAGGTTTCGGCTTCGCCCCAGAAAATCAGGGCGGTGAATTCCCGAACGCCGTCGTCAACGGTAAAGCCATTGCCCTCAATGGGAATCTGCTCCTGGGGGGCGGCCGTGTTCAGGGCCTCCAGGAATGCGAGGTTCAGTTCATCTGCGGTTTCCGCAACCTGGTAGCGGCCGCCAGACATTTTGGCCAGCGCTCTAAGAAACTCGGTATCACCGGCCTCAGACAGCGCAATCGGGTGGAAGGTGGCGCCGTTGGCAACCAGCGCCGGCACAACCTTTTCCAGAATGCGCTGCTCCTCGGCGGCATTGGCAGCCGGATCTTTGGAAATGTCGACCTTGCCATCGGTCAGCAGAATGAAGTGCGTCCGGCTCAGATCACCGTCGGTGTAGTAGCCATCGCTGGCCACTTCAATGGCTTTGCCCAGGTTGGTTCTCAGGGCCACGGAATTGATCTGCTCCGAGCGCTCTATGGCGGTTTCGCGCCACTGACCGGTCACCTCGCGGTGCGGAACCAGCATGTTCACATACTGCCCGAAGGTCCAGACACCCGCTGTGGCACCCTCGGGCAGGAGCCGGGCCAGCAGGCGCACGGCCGGTTGGCGAAGGTTCCCGGGATCGCTGTCCTTCATGGAACCGGAGATGTCGACAATAATCCGCACATCCGGCTTCGCAGGCAACTGAACATCGCCAGTTTCCTGTGCCGCCGCCAGCGTTGACAGACTAACGGCAAAAATCAGTGCAAGCAGGCCCATCAACCGTGGCATAACGACTCTCACAGCGGTCTTCCATTCTTGTTATTCATCAGCGTTAACGACTAACCAGGCGATAACGAACCAGATCAAGCAACCAGACCAGGAGCATGACCAGGCCGGCAAGCCCCAGATTGAATAACGCCCGCCCGGCCGCGTCGGCATTTCCCAGAATCATCTCATAGCCGGCGAACAGCCAGGCCGGTATCCACCAGTTCTCGAAAATCTGCGACTCGACGGGAGTCAGCAAGAGTGCGACCAGCGCAGCAAGAAGCAGGGTTCTCAGGCCGTACAGTGGCAGGAAGCGAGTGAGGCGCTTCATCATGTAAAAGAACACGACAAAGGCTATCGCGTAAGCGGCCCAGAAAATGCTGTAGGCCAGTTGTGCATCGGTATCAATCATTACAGAATCCAGTGAATGATGTGTTCTTCCCAGTCCTCTTCCGGCACCCGGGCCTCAGAGATAGCCCGGTGACGGATGGAAACGCCCGCTTCGTGCACCGACTCCGGGTCCCCACTGCGAAGCGGGTGCCAGTCAGCCAGCGGCCGGCTTTCCGCCAGGGTTCGGTAGGCGCAGGTGTAAGGAAGCCAATGGTAGTCCGTGACGGTACCCGGTGTCAGCACCGTGCATTCCGGGACTTTATCCAACCGCTCTTCATAGACGGTACAACGGCAGGTTTGCTCATCCATGTACCGGCACACCAGATCGGTGTGATACACCTCGCCGGTGTCTTCATCTTCCAGCTTGTTCAGGCAGCATTTGCCGCAGCCGTCACACAGGGATTCCCATTCCCCGGGTGTCATCTCATCCAGACGTTTGCGTTGCCAGAACGGCACCTGGGCAATCATGGATTGCGCTGCTCCGGTTTTCTCCGGAAGTCCACCACATAGCCATCCTGCTCTTCGGGCATCTGGAGGAAGAAGTCTTTGTCCCCGATGGCCTCAAGCACCTGTTTGCCGGTTGTCCGGGCCAGTTTTCGATCCGGTGTCAGCACCAGATCCATCGAATGCACGGGCTGCCCGAAAATACCGCGCAGGCTCTCCGGCAGCTCCTCCCACTCCTGGCCACGTCGGACAAAAATGTAGGTGTCGCGCTTTTTGCTGCTACGGAATACAGAAACAAATTCCCGCTTTTTCATGACGTCAGTAATTCCTCGATATCAGGGCGAACCGGCGCCAGGATTCTTGCCCGCCAGCCCTGAAAAAATTCATGTTGTGCCAGGTCACGATTCTGCACCAGCTTCTCAAGCCGCTTTCTTGGCGCTAGTAATTCTATTGGAATATCAGCATCTTCCGCCGCTTTCCTGAACAATCGCTTTAGCTGCTTGAAGAACCCCTGCTGGTCTCTCGACAAGGGCGGAGCAATGCGCTCGATACCGGAATTATCCGCGGTCGCGCCTTTGCTCACAAGGTCAAGCACGATGTCGCCGTAGCGTCGAACCGCCCCGGACGGCACACCCTGAATGTTGGAAAGCGCCTTCGGGGTATCCGGCATGGCCTCGGCGATGGCGATCAGCAATGCGTCCGACAGCACCCGGTTTCGGGGTCGGTCCTGCTTCTGGCATTCCAGCTCCCGCCAGCGCACCAGTTCCCGGAGCACGCCCTGCTGCTGTGGCGTAAGTGTCCAACCGCCCCGAAGCTTCAGGTAATGATTCTCCGGATCTTCCTGCCCAGCCAGCTCGTTGGCGAATCGGGTTGACTCCTCGGCCAGAGCAACCTCCAGGCCCCGCTCCCGCAACAAAGCAGTCACCCACTTATGCATGGGTTCGAGAAAACGGATATCGTCAACGGCGTAGCGCTGCTGAGCATCGCTCAGGGGCCGGGCCAGCCAGTCAGACCGGGTGGCGGATTTGTCCAGGGTTTCACCAAACAGCGTCTCCACCAGCCTGGCGTAGCCCAGGGAGAATCCGGCGCCGGCCATGGCAGCACCAATCTGCAAATCAATCACCCCTGCAGGCTCAAGGTTGAGCCACTGCCGGAACAGCTCCAGATCCTCGCTCATGGCATACAAGAGCTTGGGCGTTTCCGGGTCGGTCAGAATCTCCCGGAAGCGGCGGGATTGTTCGGCGACTGCCGGGTCCACCAGACAGAACTGGCCATCCAGGCCGAGCTGGACCAGCCCGGGGATCGGGTAAAAGGTGTTGACCCGTTCGAATTCCGTATCCAGTGCCAGGGGCTTGCCCGGCGCCCGATCCAGCCATTGGTCGAGCATTTCCGGCTCGCGGATCCAGTGGATGCTGGCCGGTGCCGGGGGAACATCAATAGCCGCAGCGGCCTGGGCGGAAATATCCATAGAAGTGCCTGGTCAGATTTATTCGGAGAGAGGTTTTCGGCCCCGGAACGCGTGGGTCAGCGTAAAGCCGTCGACATAGCCCAGTTCACCACCCACCGGAATGCCGTGGGCCAGTCGGGTGATCAGAATTCCGCGGCCATCAAGCCGGTCGGCAATGTAGTGGGCTGTGGCTTCACCTTCAACGGTGGGATTGGTGGCAAGAATCAGCTCGGTAACGCCTTCCTCCCGAACCCGCCTCAGCAGCCGTTCGATACCAATTTCTTCGGGGCCGACGCCATCAATGGGCGACAGGTGACCCATCAACACAAAATAGCTGCCCCGGTAATCACCGGCCTGCTCAATGGCCAGCAGATCCGACGGGCTTTCCACCACGCACAGCGTTCCCGTGCGACGCAGGGGATTGTCGCAAATGCCGCAGATTTCGGTATCGGCGAAATTCTGGCAACTTTCGCAGCGCCGGACACCATTCATGGCCCGGCTCAGGGCGTCCGAGAGACGGGTACCGCCGGAGCGACCCCGTTCCAGCAGGTGAAACGCCATGCGCTGGGCTGTCTTCTGCCCAACGCCGGGCAGGCAACGAAGGGATTCAACAAGCTCATCAACCAGGGGGCTGAACGCCATGAAATGTCCTCAGACTGCAGCAGGATGGAATTCAGAACGGCATCTTGAAACCGGCAGGCAGGCCCATGCCAGACATCATACCGGACATCTTTTCCTTCTGGTTCTCCTCAACCCTACGGACCGCATCGTTTACGGCCGCCGCCAGAAGATCCTCCAGGATGTCCTTTTCCTCCGCCATCAGCGAAGAATCAATATCCACCTTGCGCACATCGTGACGGCCATTCATGGTCACTTTTACCAGCCCGGCACCGGCTTCACCAGTCACCTCCGCCTTTGCCAGTTCCTCTTGTGCTTTCTGCATATCTTCCTGCATTTTCTGGGCTTTTTTCATCATGTCGCCCATATTGTTCATCATGCGTTATCTCCTGCTTGTCTCAACCGGCCGGATACTCTCTTCGACTACCCGCGCTTCAAATCGTTCAACAATAGACTGTACGACGGGATCCTTCCGAATGGACGCCTCCGCTGCCTCCTGACGCGCCTGCCTCTGGCGTTCCTCATAGGCCGCCGGGGTATTCGGGCCAGGCTCGCCCTGCTCTATACGTAACTGAGTGGAGTCGCCGAAGTGGTTTCTCAAGGCAGCGAGGATTTTTTCCTCGTGGCGGGTGTTCAGCAGCCTGGCATGGCCCTGGTCGATCACCAGGGTGATTGTGTCGCCTTCCCGACTCATCGCTCCGTGGCTGGCCAGATTGCCGGGCATACCAACAATGCCGAGGCTTCGGAAATCGCGGTGCCACACGAACTCACCCTCTGGTTCCGCGGGGATCGGAGATTCAGGCTCCGATGCCGACTCAGGTTGAGACTCAGGCTCCTGCTGAGGCTCTGGTTCCAGCTGAGGTTCAGGCTCTTGCTCTGAGACGGCTTCCGATCGTGTCGGATACGGCTCGTCGTATTCCTCGGCCGCCGGGTCAGGTTCATCCCGTGGCTCTGAGACCGCACTCTGGCCGCCGGAGCTGACAGCAGGCGGCTCACGGCGGTCAGTACCGGGGCGGAACGCCAGCATCCGGAGCAGGGTCATTTCGAACCCCATACGGGCATCCGGCGTAATGGCGAGATCTTTGCGGCCTATCAACGCCGACTGATAGAACAGCTGGGCATCTTCGGCGCTGAGTTTTCGCGCCAGCGCCTGGACCTGCCCGGCATCGCCAAGGCTGTTATCAGCACTCCCCGGCACCACCTGCTCCATGGTAACCCGGTGAAACAGCGACAGCAGATCCGCCAGAATCACGCTGTAATCCGGGGCAAAGTCCGAGATCCGGCTGATTTCCGCCAGCAGGGCCGGGCCATCGCCTTCAACCAGGGCATTCACAATGCGCTCGATGTCCCGCTGGTCAATGGTGCCCAGCATGTTGCTGACATCACTGGCGGCCAGTTTCTGGTCACCAAAGGCGATGGCCTGGTCGGTCAGGCTCAGGGCATCCCGCATGCTGCCGTCGGCGGCGCGGGCCAGAAGCCAGAGTGCGGGTTCCTCAAAGGGGATCTCCTCCGCGCCCAACACATGCCTCAGGTGGCCGGCAATGTGTTCCGGGGTCATCCGCTTGAGGTTGAACTGAAGGCACCGGGAAAGCACCGTCACCGGCAATTTCTGGGGGTCGGTCGTCGCGAGCAGAAACTTGACGTGTTCCGGCGGCTCCTCAAGGGTTTTCAGGAAGGCATTGAAGGACTGGTTGGTCAGCATGTGCACCTCGTCAATGAGGTACACCTTGTAGCGGCCGCGGCTGGGCGCGTACTGGACGTTGTCGGTCAGTTCCCGCATGTCATCCACGCCGGTGCGGGAGGCGGCATCGATCTCGATCAGATCAACAAAGCGCCCCTCCTGAATCTCCCGGCAACTGGAGCATTCGCCGCAGGGATTCGGGGTAATACCGGTTTCGCAGTTCAGGCAGCGCGCCAGAAGCCGGCCGATGGTCGTTTTGCCCACCCCACGGGTACCGGTGAACAGATAGGCGTGGTGCAAACGCTGGCTTTCCAGGGCGTGAATCAACGCCTGGAGCACGTGTTCCTGGCCCACCATGTCCTGAAAGGTCCGTGGGCGCCATTTACGGGCAAGTACCTGGTAGCTCATGTTCCGCCAACTGCAGTTAAAAACGGCTCTAACCTTAGCACGGACAAAGATTCAGAAGAAGCAGACGTGGTCCCCGAAATACGCAGAAAAGTGAACGGGTATCGGGGGAAATCAGGGAGATAGAAAAAAGATAGAAGCGAAAGAGAAGGGAAAACTGGGGGTGACTCCATCAGCGACACCCCGGCACACAATTCCACCGCTTCGGCTGCTCCCTTCCGGGCCTGACCGGGTTCACGGTTTCATGTTGCGGAGGCACCAATGGAGCCACCATAACGGCGTTTCAGGACAATTCCCTGAAAGCGGCGCGCATCTTAGCAAAAGGGTTTGCCGACTACAACGAGAAATCCAGAGCAACCCCAATCAGCCCTTATCGCAGGGGCATCTTTACAGCGGAAGTGGCACCTCATCCTGGCGGAACCAGCAGGCCAGGCTGTAACGGGTACGATTAGCCGGCAGTACTTCATGGGGTATCTCTTCGCTCATGAACAGCGCCATGCGCCCGGCCTCTGGCAAGACCGTACCGCACACCTCATGTTCACTGTCCCGATTGAATACCTGAAGCATGCCACCGTCCGCTGCCTGCCAGTCCTCGTTCAGGTAAAGCACCAGGCTGACCACCCGCGACGCCCTGCCCTGAAAACTGTCCAGGTGCTTCTTGTAGAAGTCACCGGGGTGATAGGTGGCGTAATGGGTCTCGAACCGTTTCAGGCCCAGAAACAGTCTCTGGTTCAAGCCCTGGCGAATTGTGTCAAAGAATTCAAACAGCGCCGCCTGAGGCACGGTAACGCCTTGCAGCCAGGCGATCTTGTCACGGCGCACAGATCGGTCACGTACCAGATCATTGCCACGCCCAATGCCGGCCTTCTTCATGGCAGCGGTGCGATCCAGAATGGCAACTTCCTGCTGCAGTGCCGCCAGCAGATCAAGACCGAGCCGGTCACGCACATCCAGCGTCATCCAGCCCTGCTCGCTCAAGCCCTCGGCCAGCTTATCCAGCCAGGCCCCGGTGACAGCCTCAGTGCGGTCGTGAGCGAGATCCACAGGCCGGATATCACTGCCAGCCACGGCATCCTGCGCCATACTGGCGGGCGTGATCAGGGGGTCATGAATGGGAGTGACAACCGGCGTTTCCATCGGCGAGCCTCGTACAGAATTTGAGCGTATTTTAGGCGCAATTGTCGCCGGAGCGGCAGTTTTAATTTACTCTCTGTGTAGGCAAATACACTTAACAGGGATTGATAAGTCACTCACCATGTCAGAAAGCAGTAACAGGCCACCAATATCACTCTCTCCGGGCCAATGGTCCTTCACACGCTGGAAAACCATCGGCCAACTTGAAGCCCTTGAGGTGCACCACCCCCTGTTCCAGGCCACCCTGTTTCTCCAGGGGGCCCACCTGGTGAGCTTCAAGCCCCAGGACGAAGCCGACTGGCTATGGGTGAGCCCCGATGCCCGGTACGAACCAGGCCGCGCAATCCGGGGCGGCATCCCGGTTTGCTGGCCCTGGTTTGGCGACCCGGCGCGAAACGCGCCCGAAGTTCGCAAACGGATTCACACCGAGAGCGCCCACGGCTTTGCCCGCACCGCCCTCTGGAAACTGGAGGACGTGCGCGAAAATGCCCATGAAGTGGAAATCAGCCTGTCGTTGGATGCCAATGAGGATTTCAGCGACGTCTGGACAGGCCACGCGCTCGCCCTGCTCACCTTCAGCTTCTCCATCCGGGGGTGCCAACTGGCATTGACCACCACCAATCTCGGCAATGATCCCCTGGCTTTCAGCCAGGCACTGCACACCTACTTACCCACCAGCGACATCACCCGAACCCGGGTGCTGGGGCTTGGCAATAGCCAGTACATCGACACCCTGGATAACTGGGAATACCACAACCAGGAGGGCCCTGTGTATTTCCGGGGCGAAACCGACCGGATCTATGAAAGCGGCGAACCGCTAATCATCGTAACACCCCGCGCCAGCCGCAAGCTCTCCGCAGTGGGCAGCGATTCAACGGTGGTCTGGAATCCTGGACCGGCCAAGGCCGCAAAGCTGTCGGATTTTCCGGATACCGCCTGGCAATCGATGCTGTGCGTCGAAACCGCCAATGCCGCCGGCGATTACCGGGTGCTTAATAGCGGACAAAGCCACACATTGGGCGTTTTTATCGGAAGAAAAGCATGAGCCTGGCATCGTTTCTGAAATCCAGACTGGTTTCCGCGGAGCTGGACCAACACATCAACCGCATCCGCAAGCCCATCGGCACTCTGGGTTACGACCCCTGGGGCTACAACAACGAGGCCATCAAATACGGGCTCTCGATCACCAAACAGATCTACGAGAAGTACTTCCGGGTGCAGGCGCACGGCGTCGAAAATATCCCCGCTGAGGGGCCGGTGCTGATTATCGCCAATCACAGCGGGCAGTTGCCGATTGACGGCCTGCTGATCGGCTACGCCCTGGCCTCCCGGGAAAAAGATGCCCGCATTCCAAGGGCAATGATTGAGCGCTTCTTTCCCACCGTGCCCTGGCTGGGCAACCTGCTCAATGAAGTCGGCGCCGTACTTGGCGACCCGATCAACTGCGCGAAAATGCTGGCGAATGGCGAAGCCGTCATCGTCTTCCCTGAAGGCATACGCGGTTCCGGCAAGCTCTACCAGGATCGCTACCAGCTCAAACGCTTCGGCAACGGCTTCATGCACCTGGCGATGAAGTACAAGGCACCGATCGTGCCGGTGGGCGTGGTAGGCTGCGAGGAAACCATCCCGGCCATCGCCAACATCAAGCCCCTGGCAAAAGCCCTGGGTATCCCCTACGCCCCGGTCGCCATGCCCGTGGTACTTCCGGCCAAAGTACACCTGAACTTCGGAGCCCCGATGTATTTTGATGACCTGGAAATCCCCGAAGAGCAGGTCACCGAGCGGGTGGAGACCGTCAAGGCGGAAATCAGCCGGCTGATCGACAAGGGACTGAGCGAACGGAAAAGGCTTTTCTGATGACCGAACAACGCAGACCGCACATCCTGATTACCGGTGCCGCCGGCGCCCTCGCCCAGCAGGTCATCGAACAGCTCCGGGATACCTGCGACCTGGTGGCCGTCGACTTCCGGGAACAGGTGTATCTGGGCGACGACATCCCCAGCTACTGCATCGACTTCAACAAGCGGGTGTTCGAGGACCTGTTCCGGCGCTACCAGTTTGACGGTGTGATTCACATGGGCCGGATCATGTCCAGCCAGCTCACCCGCATGCGTCGCTACAATGCCAACGTACTGGGCACCCAGAAGTTGCTGGATCTCAGCCACAAATACGGCATCAAACGGGTGGTGGTGCTCTCCACCTTTCATGTCTATGGGGCGGTGGCCTACAACCCCGCACTCATCGACGAATCCGCGCCGCTCAAGAGCGCGGGGCTCAGTGCCGACCTGATTGATTCCGTGGAGCTGGAAAACCTCGCCAACATCTACCTGTGGCGGTATCCGGAACTGAACATCACCATCCTGCGGCCCTGCAACATCGTGGGCCCGGGCGTGCGCAACACCATCAGTACCCTGCTGGCGAGTGAACGGGCGCCGGTACTGGCAGGTTTTTCCCCGATGATGCAGTTCATCCATATCGATGACATGGCTGATGCCATCGTTCTGGCCTACAAGAAACCGACCCGTGGCGTTTACAACGTGGCGCCGCAGGATTGGGTGGCTTACCAGCATGCGCTCAAGCTTTGTGGCTGCAAGCGCTTTCCGATTCTGTCGATACCACCAGCGGTACCGAGATTCATCCTCAGTACGCTCAAGCTGAAAAGCTTTCCCTCCTATCTGATGGCGTTTTTCAAGTATCCGGTGGTGATTGACGGGCGGGCGTTCGCCAAAGAATTCGAGTTCACCCCCAAACGGCCATTGAAGGAGATCTTCCGGTTCTATCGGGATAACAAACGGCCGGTTTGATCGTTTGTGTTTAGTTTTCAATACAGGGCGCAAAGATTGTGTCCATATTTTTAACACATCACCTGGCGATCTCTTACCTGAATGCTAAGATATTTTTTATAAACAGTAAGTTAGGAAAGGTGGAACGATCTCTGCTTACTCTTCCTCCCGTGTTTACTACATCACATAGGAAGGGAAAGATCATGTCCAAATTAAAAAGGATCGGGACCGCAGTTGGTCTGGCCACGCTTTTATTTTCACCTATTGCCTCAGCCAACCTGCTGACCAATGGAAGTTTTGAGCAAGAATTAGTTTTGGGTGAGGCTGGAGGAGGTTGGGGCTTTTTCAGCCCTGCCGACATCGACGGTTGGTCAAGTGAAACGAACAACATCGAAATCTGGAATTCAGGGTTTAACGGTGTAGACGCGGCTGACGGAAACCAGTTTGCGGAGCTCAATGCTCACCCCGAAACAGGCAACGCGTTCACTCTTTTTCAGGACATCATTACCACCATCGGTGACAGCTATGAGCTGACATTTGCCTATCGTGCAAGATCCGGCCAGGAATCCTTCAGCGTCGGTGCAGGCAGTCTGACGGACACAGTAGCTAACACCAATACAACAAGCTGGACGGTGTATTCAGCGTTATTCACAGCTTCAGAGGCAACCACCAGGCTGCTGTTCACCTCAGTTGATCCAGAAACCGAGACACTCGGCAACTTTCTGGATAACGTCTCAGTAAACAGAGTTCCCGAACCTGGCACTCTTGCGCTTCTCGGTCTCGGATTAGCAGGTCTTGGAATCTCGCGCAGACGCCGCGGCTAAACCCAGCGGTATGACCTCAAAAAGCCAGCGCCTGAAAACCGCTGGCTTTTTTAGTGAAGGAGTTAACCTGACTTTCAAACAAAGCTATTCTTCCCAGAGACACTTCATCTTCTCGGGGCAATGAAGCATGTTCAACAACATGGACGTACTCAGCTACTCGCTGGCGGCGATTACGTTCGGCCTAT from Marinobacter subterrani encodes the following:
- a CDS encoding AAA family ATPase, translating into MKFTGTEKYVATDDLQMAVNAAITLQRPLLIKGEPGTGKTLLAEEMAAGLGMRLIPWHIKSTTKAQQGLYEYDAVSRLRDSQLGDEKVKDISNYIVKGKLWEAFESEEQVVLLIDEIDKADIEFPNDLLLELDRMEFFVYETQQSVRARHRPIIVITSNNEKELPDAFLRRCFFHYISFPDHDTMQSIVDVHFPGLQQAIVRDALEVFFDVRKVPGLKKKPSTSELIDWLKLLMADELSAKMLQEKDTSSALPPLYGALVKNEQDVHLLQKLAFMARRRS
- a CDS encoding vWA domain-containing protein, translating into MPRLMGLLALIFAVSLSTLAAAQETGDVQLPAKPDVRIIVDISGSMKDSDPGNLRQPAVRLLARLLPEGATAGVWTFGQYVNMLVPHREVTGQWRETAIERSEQINSVALRTNLGKAIEVASDGYYTDGDLSRTHFILLTDGKVDISKDPAANAAEEQRILEKVVPALVANGATFHPIALSEAGDTEFLRALAKMSGGRYQVAETADELNLAFLEALNTAAPQEQIPIEGNGFTVDDGVREFTALIFWGEAETSATRELELIRPDEKVVNLADSPDNVRWVREAGYDLITVNEPVAGQWRINGELGEGSRVTVVSDLRMVVNPLSTSFSAQEPLAIEIAFFEQQDKITNPDFLGVLEVSLTITSEDGRSGTKVLSEGQPPEDGIYRDTVNRLPAPGLYEIAVIADGQTFSRKFSASVGYTVPEGAAPDGSVAGLPQEPQPKAEVPVPPVEQAQPTIVPPIDVSQVEEPLAQGKEPSAPPEKTSATPADTAAPNAQDPEEDTSALPVPLWVLAAGAGGIALLAGVVWAVIRQRRKHQEAQAAAAADRETIDDLEEDADPEPEAEPEPEPEPEPEPEPEPEPEPEEIPEVTEEAPADDMSELEAVIDEHEADEEIPELEDVADPSDADAPEEEDDEEFGLEDFDLSEFDDLPDFDEDESGLPDNDPKKQADEKDPKK
- a CDS encoding YcgN family cysteine cluster protein; the encoded protein is MIAQVPFWQRKRLDEMTPGEWESLCDGCGKCCLNKLEDEDTGEVYHTDLVCRYMDEQTCRCTVYEERLDKVPECTVLTPGTVTDYHWLPYTCAYRTLAESRPLADWHPLRSGDPESVHEAGVSIRHRAISEARVPEEDWEEHIIHWIL
- a CDS encoding YcgL domain-containing protein yields the protein MKKREFVSVFRSSKKRDTYIFVRRGQEWEELPESLRGIFGQPVHSMDLVLTPDRKLARTTGKQVLEAIGDKDFFLQMPEEQDGYVVDFRRKPEQRNP
- a CDS encoding ribonuclease D, whose product is MDISAQAAAAIDVPPAPASIHWIREPEMLDQWLDRAPGKPLALDTEFERVNTFYPIPGLVQLGLDGQFCLVDPAVAEQSRRFREILTDPETPKLLYAMSEDLELFRQWLNLEPAGVIDLQIGAAMAGAGFSLGYARLVETLFGETLDKSATRSDWLARPLSDAQQRYAVDDIRFLEPMHKWVTALLRERGLEVALAEESTRFANELAGQEDPENHYLKLRGGWTLTPQQQGVLRELVRWRELECQKQDRPRNRVLSDALLIAIAEAMPDTPKALSNIQGVPSGAVRRYGDIVLDLVSKGATADNSGIERIAPPLSRDQQGFFKQLKRLFRKAAEDADIPIELLAPRKRLEKLVQNRDLAQHEFFQGWRARILAPVRPDIEELLTS
- the recR gene encoding recombination mediator RecR, whose product is MAFSPLVDELVESLRCLPGVGQKTAQRMAFHLLERGRSGGTRLSDALSRAMNGVRRCESCQNFADTEICGICDNPLRRTGTLCVVESPSDLLAIEQAGDYRGSYFVLMGHLSPIDGVGPEEIGIERLLRRVREEGVTELILATNPTVEGEATAHYIADRLDGRGILITRLAHGIPVGGELGYVDGFTLTHAFRGRKPLSE
- a CDS encoding YbaB/EbfC family nucleoid-associated protein, encoding MMNNMGDMMKKAQKMQEDMQKAQEELAKAEVTGEAGAGLVKVTMNGRHDVRKVDIDSSLMAEEKDILEDLLAAAVNDAVRRVEENQKEKMSGMMSGMGLPAGFKMPF